A stretch of DNA from Micromonospora sp. NBC_01813:
TGGTTGCCGCTCTGGTACTGGCCCATGATCCGGCCGGTGGTGAGCAGGTACGGGTAGTTGCGGTCGGGCAGTTCGGCCGGGTCGCGGTGCTCCACCCGGATGAACCGGGCCCGCCCGTCGGCGGTGGCGAACCGCTCGGTGAACAGTCGCGGCGTACCCGGATGGTCGCCGGTCGGGCACGGCCAGAACACCCCGTCCTCGGCCTCGATCCGCTGGTAGCTGATGCCCGCGTAGTCGGCGATGCCGCCAGCGCTGGCCCGACGCAGCTCGTCGAAGACGGTCTGCGGGTCGGCGGAGAAGTACTTGCCCCGACCGAGCCGGTCGGCCAGCGCGGCCAGCACACTCAGGTCGTCGCGTACGCCGTCCGGCGGCGGCAGCACCTGCCGGCGGCGCAGCACCCGACCCTCCAGGTTGGTCATGGTGCCTTCCTCCTCCGCCCATTGGGCGGTGGGCAGCACCACGTCGGCGACGGCGGCCGTCTCGGACAGGAAGATGTCCGACACGGCGAGGAAGTCCAGCGCGGCGAGCCGGTCGGCGACCCGGTTGCGGTCGGGCGCGGAGACCAGGATGTTGGAGGCGAACACCAGCATGGCCCGTACCCCTCCGGCGGTGCCGATCTGGTCGATCATCTCGGTGGCGGAGACGCCGGGGCCGGGCAGTTCGGTCGGGTCGACGCCCCACACTCCGGCGACGTGGGCGCGGGCGGCCGGGTCGTCGAGCCGCCGGTAGCCGGGCAGCTGGTCGGCCTTCTGGCCGTGTTCGCGGCCGCCCTGACCGTTGCCCTGCCCGGTGACGGTGCCGAAGCCGCTGCCGGGTCGGCCCGGCAGGCCGAGGGCAAGAGCGAGATTGATGTACGCCTGCGTAGTGTCCGTACCGCTGCTGTGTTGCTCCGCGCCGCGGGCGGTGAGGATCATCGCGGTCGGTGCGGTGGCCAGCGCCTGCACCGTGCGTTGCAGCAACTCCTCGGAGACGCCGGTGATCCGCTCCACCCGGTCCGGCCAGTAGCCGGCGACGGCGGCGCGGACCGCGGCGAAGCCGGTGGTGCGGTCCCGCACGTACGCCTCGTCGACGTGGCCGGCCCGGATGGCGATGTGCAGCAGCCCGTTGGCCAGGGCCAGGTCGGTGCCGGGGGCCACCGGCAGGTGGATGCTGGCGCCTCGGGCGGTCGCCGTACGCCGGGGGTCGGCCACGATGTGGGTGGCGCCGGCCGCCCGTCCGGCGTCGAAGTACTGCATGGCCGGCGGCATCGTGTCGGCCGGGTTGCCGCCGACGACCAGCACCGCGCGGGCGTCGGCGATGTCGGCGAGTGGGAACGGCAGGCCACGGTCGATGCCGAAGGCCCGGTTGCCGGCGGTGGCCGCCGAGGACATGCAGAACCGGCCGTTGTAGTCGATGTGTGGGGTACGCAGCCCGACCCGGGCGAACTTGCCGAGCTGGTACGCCTTCTCGTTGGTCAGCCCGCCGCCGCCGAACAGGCCGACGCTGGCCGGCCCGTACCGCTGCTGGCTGGCCAGTATCGCGGCGGTGATCCGGTCGAGTGCTTCGTCCCAGCTGGCCGGGCGCAGTGGGCTGCGCCGGTCGGTGGGGTCGGTGCGGACCAGTGGGGTGAGCAGTCGGTCCGGGTGGTCGAGCAGCTCGGGTGCGCTCCAGCCCTTGGCGCACAGGCCGCCCCGGTTGGTGGGGAAGTCCGTGGGCTCGATCACCGGCGGCCGGGGCGGTGCCGGCCACATCCGCACCCCACACTGCAGGGAGCAGTACGGGCAGTGGGTCGGGACACCCCTGCCGAGGTCGGGACTATCGGGGTCGCCCATCGACTCATACTGGGAAATCGACGTTGCACTATCGTATTGCCGGCGTCACATCGGTGTTGCCATCTACCGTTGATTTCGCGGTGGTCGATGTGATCAGCGTCGGGTCGTCAGTCGGTCCGCTCGTCAGCCGGTCGGCTCGTCAGCCGGTCTGGTCGTCAGTCGTCGGTGACGATCGACTCAGCGCTGACGGTGCCGTCGGTCGCGGTCGCACCCTCGACCGACACCGCCGCGCCGACGGCCAACCCGTCGAGATCACCGGGCACCCGGACCGCCGTCGCGTCGTCGGTACGCACGATCACCACCGTCCCGTCGTCGGTCTCCACGTACACCGTGTCGCCGTCGACCAGCTTGATCGTGCCGACCGTCGGCGGGTCCTCCGCGCCGGTGCTCTGCTGCCCCGTCCCGCCGGCCGGGCCACCCTCGGCCCCCGGCTGGAACTGCCCGGCCCCCGGCTGGAACTGCCCGGCTCCCGCCTGGCGCTGGCCGGGTCCGGCCACCGCGCCGGCGTCGTCCTGTGGCACCGCCACGCCGGCGGCGAACCCGCCGGCGACCAGCAGCACGGCGACCAGCCACGGGGTGACCCGGTTGGTCCACGGCCGGGGCGCGGCAGCGGTCAGCCACTCGGTTTCGTCGCGCACGTCAGCTCCAACAGTTGTCATCGATCAGTTGCCTGCTCGAACCCGGCTACTCGTACCGCAGGGCTTCGAT
This window harbors:
- a CDS encoding molybdopterin oxidoreductase family protein; translated protein: MGDPDSPDLGRGVPTHCPYCSLQCGVRMWPAPPRPPVIEPTDFPTNRGGLCAKGWSAPELLDHPDRLLTPLVRTDPTDRRSPLRPASWDEALDRITAAILASQQRYGPASVGLFGGGGLTNEKAYQLGKFARVGLRTPHIDYNGRFCMSSAATAGNRAFGIDRGLPFPLADIADARAVLVVGGNPADTMPPAMQYFDAGRAAGATHIVADPRRTATARGASIHLPVAPGTDLALANGLLHIAIRAGHVDEAYVRDRTTGFAAVRAAVAGYWPDRVERITGVSEELLQRTVQALATAPTAMILTARGAEQHSSGTDTTQAYINLALALGLPGRPGSGFGTVTGQGNGQGGREHGQKADQLPGYRRLDDPAARAHVAGVWGVDPTELPGPGVSATEMIDQIGTAGGVRAMLVFASNILVSAPDRNRVADRLAALDFLAVSDIFLSETAAVADVVLPTAQWAEEEGTMTNLEGRVLRRRQVLPPPDGVRDDLSVLAALADRLGRGKYFSADPQTVFDELRRASAGGIADYAGISYQRIEAEDGVFWPCPTGDHPGTPRLFTERFATADGRARFIRVEHRDPAELPDRNYPYLLTTGRIMGQYQSGNQTRRTPSLGNTASDPKAEIHPDLARRLGIGTADLVELTTRRGRAVFRAYLTEHIRPDTVFVPFHWGGLASANALTDPTLDRHSRMPAFKVCAVALRRLADPDDPAI